Below is a window of Theropithecus gelada isolate Dixy chromosome 15, Tgel_1.0, whole genome shotgun sequence DNA.
ctggccactgcactccagcctgggcaacagagcgagactctgtctcaaaaaaaaaaaagaaaaaaaagaaatttatgaacATATGTCATCATGTTGGTATTATTATGTATATTACTACATTCTTAATTCGCAAATTTGTTTGAGGCAATTTATATAAGTAAATAGAGCGAATTAAAAGTTGCTGCTCAGAGTTAAGTTAAatgtcaaattttttaaaatttaacttttagtTAAATTATTTTACCATTCCTAACGGATCAAGAAATAATAAGAGTAAactttatcctttttcttttactgtacaAAGTAGATATACATACAGTACATAAGGATATATACAGtatatttgttattaaaatttcataacatttaaaatttaataaaatgtaataaaaatttaatttcaattaagaagaaaaattcttaaaagacactggaggcaggcaagagaagGGAGTGTCAATgatgaccacacacacacacacacatatacacacacacacacaaaactgctTGAAAAACTACTCTATACCCATTTAGAGAGTACATAAAGGAAAGCAAAATCAGAAGTAGAAAGTAAATTCTGAAAATGGAAACTAGTATGTTCCCTATTTAAGACCTACACATAAAGCCAGGTCTTCAGAGAACCTAGAGCTGAAGGTTCAGTCACCCATCTCAACAAGTCCAACAGCATCTGCAACATCTACCATGGCCTTGCCTTTTGCTTTACTGATGGCCCTGGTGGTGCTCAGCTGCAAGTCAAGCTGCTCTCTGGGCTGTGATCTGCCTCAGACCCACAGCCTGGGTCACAGGAGGACCATGATGCTCCTGGTACAAATGAGAAGAATCTCTTTTCTCCTGTCTGAAGGACAGATACGACTTCAGATTTCCCCAGGAGGAGTTTGATGGCAACCAGTTCCAGAAGGCTCAAGCTATCTCTGTCCTCCATGAGGTGATCCAGCAGACCTACAACCTCTTCAGCACAAAGGACTCATCTGCTGCTTGGGATGAAAGGCTTCTAGACAAACTCTACACTGAACTTTACCAGCAGCTGAATGACTTGGAAGCCTGTGTGATGCAGGAGGCGTGGGTGGGAGAGACTCCCCTGATGAATGAGGACTCCATCCTGGCTGTGAGAAAATACTTCCAAAGAATCACTCTCTACCTGACAGAGAAGAAGTATAGCCCTTGTGCATGGGAGGTTGTCAGAGCAGAAATCATGAGATCCTTCTCTTCATCAAGAAACTTGCAAGAAAGATTAAGGAGGAAGGAATAAGACCTGATCCAAAACAGAAACGACTCCCATTGACGACTACACCAGCTCACACTTTCAAGATCTGCATTTTAAAGACTCTTGTTTCTGCTATAACCATACCATGAGTTGAATCAAATGTGTCAAATATTTTCAAGTGTATAAATTAAGCAACATCGTGTTCAGTTGCACGGGAATTAGTCCGTTACAGATGACTAAGCTGATggatctatttatctatttattaaatgaatatttatttgactatttataatatttaattttttgctcatataaagacataaaatgtATACCTTTATAttgttgaaaacataaaatatatatttatgtttagtcaatgtattattttgtttagtttattaaatatttactatagaAAACTTCTTGGATTTGTTTATTCTCTAAGGAGAAACACCAAGTTGATTCTCCAAcgtgatttaaaaatgtatggttCAATTCATTGACTCATTGTTATTATACTCAAGGTATAAGTACAgtacaaatttacattctatAAGCCAGCTTGTATGTTGACTTCAGGTTATAGAGATAAAGATACACTTAACTTCTTGCTGTCTGTCATCTTTCTTTGTGTAgggaaaaaaacctaaaaacaacaATTGTAATTAAATCTGTTAGATAAATGATATAAGAAGACCGAAAaacggtattttttttttcagcagaagCTGAAGTAAGGCATatgaggaaacaaaaacaaaagcagcagatGTCTTCTACAGTTGACTGGTAGACACATAAGTGCAAACGTTCACTGGCAATTTGATATTTCAGTCTGCAATTTTCAAGCAATGCCATGACCTGAAACTCCAGGAACAGCAGTGGTCATGTGAGAAGAGTTTACAGAATGACAAAGAGACTGAAAATTTCCTCTGAAACCTTCAACTTTAAAGGGAGGAAACAGCTACAATACAAACAGATTTGGAATGGCCAAATactagaaggaaaagagagaatggTGATAAGAGTAAATTTAAAGGACTAAAACTGCTTAGAAGAATTGATATATTCATGTAAAATGTAGAGTAGATTGAAACTGCCTGGTACATTGGGCATTGGTGGTCTTAGTGGAAGTTGATTGGTAGAATCAATCAGTTGACTGATAGAATTAATCAGTAGAAACCATACAGGAGCAGGTAGAATAATaaataagagaagagaaagtaatgacaatatatacagaaaacaatTTTGAGAAGTTTGCCTTCTTGCTGATGGCTGATGTGAGACCTAGATTCTTGTCTTCCTAGttttaagaatttaaacaagagacACACAGCAGTGGATATGCAGCATGGAGTAATTTAttgcaaaaaaatagaaaaagaatattttgaaagctAGGTGTAGAATAGACAGTACACCCTGAGACAGAGAGGATTCAGGGTAGGCTGCTAATAAAGATCAGAAAGTAGACTAGTACTAGGGAGACTCCTTTTATGGGAATCTTCCATGATTATCCATAAGGAGGTGGGAAGAGGCGTTACTAGTAAGCATGTTCTTGGTGGTCCTCTGGGTGCACACGTGCAGTAGCTCTATATGCTTGTTGTAACACTGTCtgtctcattagcatcttaaatctTCCATCCACGGGTTTATTCTTtactattataatgagcaaagGGTCACTCTGAGGACAGGTAAAATCAAAATGTGCATGATCTCTACAGGGGAACTACAGCCTTGCTTGAATGAGTTCAATTACAATATTAATGCTGAAGCTTATTGTGTTGATGGTATGGTCACCAAGGTTGTGACATCCTGATGACATGGTTACTTCCCTAACTACCTATCCTGCCTCATCATGAAATTAAGGAGAGAAGTAAAGTAGGATCTGGAAAAGgacatgaattaatttttatctgCATAGCTTGccatttttagaaatatgtatgTCTATAAGATAGATTTCATGGATTTGATGTATTGAAAAATCATActagtatatttaatatttattttaaattatgacatatcaaattatttataatgataaattatAATGATAACATTATTTTGGTTAATACTATCATGACTGTCAGTAAACTGCTCTATGGGTTGAAATCATCTACCACAGTAGAAAAACAGATGGAATTGGTGATCTTAGTGAAGTTGACTTGGTAGAATTTACAAGCAGAAACCATATTAGAGTAGGTGGAAAGGGAAATATGAGAGAAAAACTCCTATTACAAATTTTTGGCCTGGGGAGTCACTTTCCTTCTTTCATGTTTACCATATTCagatttgcatttgttttctcttttcttcaacaTATCCAAATGCAATGacaatttataaaaacattaatttaaagaaagaataaaaggatgtgttgaaaatgatagaaaataatgATATGAGCTCTTTATGTTTCCATTTGTACTTCTCTATGTTGTTATTTACCTgaagataaaatagaaagtaaTTCAGAAGCAGCCATACAGCATTTGAccagaaaaatactaaaa
It encodes the following:
- the LOC112608278 gene encoding LOW QUALITY PROTEIN: interferon alpha-6-like (The sequence of the model RefSeq protein was modified relative to this genomic sequence to represent the inferred CDS: inserted 2 bases in 1 codon), whose translation is MALPFALLMALVVLSCKSSCSLGCDLPQTHSLGHRRTMMLLVQMRRISXFSCLKDRYDFRFPQEEFDGNQFQKAQAISVLHEVIQQTYNLFSTKDSSAAWDERLLDKLYTELYQQLNDLEACVMQEAWVGETPLMNEDSILAVRKYFQRITLYLTEKKYSPCAWEVVRAEIMRSFSSSRNLQERLRRKE